A single Arachidicoccus sp. BS20 DNA region contains:
- the trpD gene encoding anthranilate phosphoribosyltransferase: MKKLLQYLFDYKTLSREQAKEALINISKSLYNEYEITSFVTVFLMRSITIDELQGFTDALLELSVKIDLGNDLIDIVGTGGDGKNTFNISTLACFIVAGTGQKVAKHGNYGASSISGSSNVMEQLGYKFKSDEALLKKELDEANICFLHAPAFHPALKTVAPIRKNLGLRTFFNMLGPLVNPAGPKFQLLGVYNLEMARLYNYLLQQSGKAFTIVHSLDGYDEISLTSDTKVLSDKGEYIATPEQLGKRQVDAQDIFGGNTLEEASGLFKKIINGKGSWAQNSVVLANAAMALHCTGKYTTYDDAFSAAVDSLESGKAHQCLQKLISLNEDLG; encoded by the coding sequence ATGAAAAAGTTATTACAATATTTATTCGACTATAAAACACTTTCGCGCGAGCAGGCAAAAGAAGCCTTAATCAATATTTCCAAAAGCTTGTACAACGAGTATGAAATTACGTCGTTTGTTACGGTGTTTCTTATGCGCAGCATTACCATTGACGAGCTGCAAGGCTTTACTGACGCACTTTTGGAGCTTTCCGTAAAGATTGATTTAGGCAATGATTTAATCGATATTGTCGGCACAGGTGGCGACGGAAAAAACACTTTCAACATTTCAACGTTGGCTTGTTTTATTGTTGCAGGCACAGGGCAAAAAGTTGCAAAGCATGGAAACTACGGCGCATCTTCGATTTCCGGTTCGTCGAATGTAATGGAACAATTGGGTTACAAATTCAAGTCTGATGAAGCGTTGCTGAAGAAAGAATTGGATGAAGCAAATATTTGTTTTTTGCATGCGCCTGCGTTTCATCCGGCATTAAAAACTGTTGCGCCGATTAGAAAAAATCTTGGATTGCGAACATTTTTCAATATGCTCGGTCCGCTTGTAAATCCCGCCGGACCTAAGTTTCAGTTGCTGGGCGTTTATAATTTGGAAATGGCGCGTTTGTATAATTATCTGTTGCAGCAAAGCGGCAAAGCGTTTACGATTGTGCATAGTTTGGATGGTTATGACGAAATTTCTTTGACGAGCGACACCAAAGTTTTATCCGATAAAGGCGAATACATTGCCACGCCGGAACAGTTGGGAAAACGGCAAGTGGATGCGCAGGATATTTTCGGCGGCAACACTTTGGAAGAAGCCTCGGGTTTGTTTAAAAAAATTATCAATGGCAAAGGAAGCTGGGCGCAAAATTCCGTTGTACTGGCAAATGCCGCGATGGCGCTGCATTGTACGGGAAAATATACAACTTATGATGACGCTTTTAGTGCGGCGGTGGATAGCCTGGAAAGCGGAAAAGCGCATCAATGTTTACAGAAGTTAATAAGTCTGAACGAGGATTTGGGTTGA
- a CDS encoding anthranilate synthase component II has protein sequence MRVLVLDNYDSFTYNLVHIVERILQQKVDVFRNDKIALEEVNKYDKIILSPGPGIPNEAGILLDVIKEYAPTKSILGVCLGEQAIGEAFGATLENLTDVFHGVATTCKQTSVKSPLFKGLSDEFTIGRYHSWVVSNKNFLADVLDITAVDEQGFIMALQHKTYDVQGVQFHPESVLTPDGVRILENWLSK, from the coding sequence ATGCGTGTTTTAGTTTTAGATAATTACGATTCATTTACCTACAATTTAGTACATATTGTCGAGCGCATTCTGCAACAAAAAGTAGATGTGTTCCGCAACGATAAAATTGCTTTGGAAGAAGTAAATAAATACGATAAAATAATTTTATCGCCCGGTCCGGGCATTCCGAATGAAGCGGGAATTTTGTTGGATGTGATTAAGGAATATGCGCCCACAAAATCTATACTCGGCGTGTGTTTGGGCGAACAGGCAATTGGTGAAGCATTTGGCGCAACACTTGAAAATCTCACGGATGTTTTTCATGGCGTAGCAACAACTTGTAAACAAACTTCCGTAAAAAGCCCGCTGTTCAAGGGTTTAAGCGATGAGTTTACGATTGGTCGATATCACAGTTGGGTAGTGAGCAATAAAAATTTCCTTGCGGATGTGTTGGATATTACGGCTGTTGATGAACAAGGTTTCATCATGGCGCTGCAACATAAAACGTACGATGTGCAAGGGGTGCAGTTTCATCCTGAAAGTGTGCTGACACCTGATGGAGTGAGGATTTTGGAGAATTGGCTTTCTAAATAA
- a CDS encoding anthranilate synthase component I family protein, which yields MVKIETTYKKVLSDIYTPVGIYLRLRDKFRDTVLLESAEYGSSENSRSIIGINAIGGIEVKNLGAIELKYPNRKPEKQEVRSHLEVPDLLWNYMQQYDVQPADNKLVKLAQGLFGYVSYNAVQFFDTIKINHANNEPEREIPLMRYRLYQYVIVINHFKSEMFICENKINGLDSELDLVETLINNKDVPSFPFALQGKESSNKTDDEYIEMVQKGIKSCLRGDVFQIVLSRRFQQKFTGDDFNVYRTLRSINPSPYLFYFDYGDYKLLGSSPESQLIVRDGKSIVHPIAGTYKKTGNEIEDEKAGEALLQDPKEIAEHTMLVDLARNDLSRNCENVHLNYYKQIHAFSHVLHIVSEVSGDVKENANPFVLLANTFPAGTLSGAPKYKAMQLIDEYEKDSRSYYAGTIGFVGFDGSFNHAIMIRSFLSKNNTLYYQAGAGIVAKSNPQSELQEVHNKLGALKQALVQAQSINNY from the coding sequence ATGGTCAAGATTGAAACAACATACAAAAAAGTATTGTCAGATATTTATACACCTGTAGGAATTTACCTGCGCCTGCGCGATAAATTCCGCGATACGGTTCTGCTGGAAAGCGCAGAGTATGGCTCGTCGGAAAACAGCCGTTCCATTATCGGGATTAATGCAATCGGCGGTATTGAAGTGAAAAATTTAGGTGCAATCGAATTGAAATATCCAAACCGCAAGCCTGAAAAACAGGAAGTGAGAAGTCATTTAGAAGTGCCGGATTTGTTGTGGAATTATATGCAGCAATACGATGTGCAGCCCGCGGATAATAAGCTCGTGAAACTTGCGCAAGGCTTGTTTGGTTATGTTTCCTACAACGCCGTTCAGTTTTTTGATACCATAAAAATCAATCATGCGAATAATGAACCGGAGCGCGAAATTCCTTTGATGCGTTATCGCTTGTATCAATACGTGATTGTGATTAATCATTTCAAAAGCGAAATGTTTATTTGCGAAAACAAAATAAACGGATTGGACAGTGAACTTGATTTGGTGGAAACGTTGATTAACAATAAAGATGTTCCGTCGTTTCCGTTTGCATTGCAAGGCAAAGAAAGTTCCAACAAAACCGATGACGAATATATCGAAATGGTGCAGAAGGGAATTAAAAGTTGTTTGCGCGGCGATGTGTTTCAAATAGTGCTGAGCCGCAGGTTTCAACAAAAATTTACGGGCGACGATTTTAATGTTTACCGCACGTTGCGCAGCATCAATCCTTCGCCTTATTTGTTTTATTTTGATTACGGCGATTATAAATTGTTGGGTTCAAGTCCTGAATCGCAACTGATTGTCCGCGACGGAAAATCTATCGTTCATCCGATTGCGGGAACGTATAAAAAAACGGGCAACGAAATAGAAGATGAAAAAGCAGGCGAAGCGTTGTTGCAAGACCCGAAAGAAATTGCGGAACACACGATGCTCGTGGATTTGGCGCGAAATGATTTAAGCCGAAATTGTGAAAATGTGCACCTGAATTATTACAAACAAATTCATGCTTTCTCGCACGTGCTGCATATTGTGAGCGAAGTTTCTGGCGATGTGAAAGAGAATGCAAATCCTTTTGTGTTGCTCGCAAACACTTTTCCTGCGGGAACTTTAAGTGGCGCGCCTAAATATAAAGCTATGCAATTAATTGATGAATACGAAAAAGATTCACGCAGCTATTACGCCGGAACAATTGGTTTTGTTGGCTTTGACGGCAGCTTTAATCATGCGATTATGATAAGAAGTTTTTTGAGCAAGAATAATACTTTGTATTATCAGGCAGGCGCGGGCATTGTTGCAAAGTCCAATCCGCAAAGCGAGTTGCAGGAAGTGCATAACAAGCTTGGTGCGTTGAAACAAGCGCTGGTGCAAGCGCAGTCAATTAATAATTATTAA
- a CDS encoding GxxExxY protein, whose product MEYKYSDITEKIIKAAMNVHNASGNGFPEIVYQRSLEVEFNLMNINFGREVSMPVFYKSVKVGDRRVDFLVENIISVELKAFGKLESAHLAQGKNYLEAFNLEVGLLINFGANSLEWKRLYNNKFKPII is encoded by the coding sequence ATGGAGTATAAGTATAGCGACATAACAGAAAAAATTATCAAGGCTGCAATGAATGTTCACAATGCATCAGGGAATGGTTTTCCTGAAATCGTTTATCAACGGTCTTTGGAAGTGGAGTTTAATTTAATGAATATAAATTTCGGGAGAGAAGTAAGTATGCCTGTATTTTATAAAAGCGTAAAAGTTGGAGACAGAAGAGTTGATTTTTTAGTGGAAAATATTATCAGCGTTGAATTAAAAGCGTTTGGCAAATTAGAATCGGCACATCTTGCGCAAGGAAAAAATTATTTGGAAGCATTTAATTTAGAAGTCGGTTTGCTTATCAATTTCGGGGCGAACAGCCTTGAATGGAAACGCTTGTATAACAACAAATTCAAACCAATTATATAA
- the fucP gene encoding L-fucose:H+ symporter permease has translation MSKNKYLFPFILVTSLFFFWGFIHNLDPVLIPHLRRSFSLTTVEASLVDSSIFIAYFLMAIPAGLIIKKYGYKKGILTGLCFFAVGCFLFVPAANTMQYPFFLGALFVVACGLATLETVANPYVTLLGKPETSVQRLNFAHFFNGLAAFIAPTVGGWLILSPNPKSDAELAAMTVDARHAYLLSETSTVKLPYIILGSVILLIAIVFFFSKLPDKKESDEKEKAGFFHAFKHKHLTWAVVAQFFYIGAQICIFSLLILYADKVVGITEKQASYYASIAGLLFMLGRLAGTFFMQFIAPPKLLRIYAAICLLLTLELIFGKGIATMYAMLGITFFMSIMFPTIFALGIDGLGVDSKAGSSLLVMSIVGGALLPPVLGFIADKSGNFQYGYVVPLICFVVVLLFATIGYKRKGVDDNAVKITSTGH, from the coding sequence ATGTCAAAAAACAAATATTTGTTCCCTTTCATTTTGGTTACTTCCCTGTTTTTCTTTTGGGGATTTATTCACAATCTTGACCCTGTTTTAATTCCGCATTTGCGCAGGTCGTTCAGCCTTACAACGGTTGAGGCATCTTTGGTAGATTCATCCATTTTCATTGCATATTTTTTAATGGCAATTCCTGCAGGATTAATCATTAAAAAATACGGATACAAAAAAGGTATTCTCACGGGACTTTGCTTTTTCGCTGTCGGATGTTTTTTGTTTGTGCCTGCCGCGAATACGATGCAATATCCTTTCTTTCTCGGCGCATTGTTTGTGGTTGCTTGCGGACTCGCAACTTTGGAAACCGTTGCAAATCCTTATGTAACATTGTTGGGCAAACCCGAAACTTCTGTACAACGGTTGAACTTTGCGCATTTCTTCAACGGCTTGGCGGCGTTCATTGCGCCTACGGTTGGCGGCTGGCTTATTCTTTCGCCCAATCCTAAATCCGATGCAGAACTCGCAGCGATGACTGTTGATGCGCGTCATGCTTATTTATTGTCAGAAACATCAACAGTAAAATTGCCTTATATTATTTTAGGAAGCGTGATATTGTTGATTGCAATTGTATTCTTTTTTTCCAAACTACCCGACAAAAAAGAAAGCGATGAAAAAGAAAAGGCAGGCTTCTTTCATGCGTTTAAACACAAGCATTTGACATGGGCTGTGGTGGCGCAATTCTTTTATATAGGCGCACAGATTTGCATCTTCAGCTTATTGATTTTGTATGCCGATAAAGTTGTTGGTATAACTGAAAAACAAGCTTCTTATTATGCAAGCATTGCCGGATTATTATTTATGCTCGGCAGACTTGCAGGCACATTTTTTATGCAGTTTATTGCGCCGCCAAAATTGTTGCGCATTTATGCTGCAATATGTTTGTTGCTGACTCTTGAATTAATTTTCGGGAAAGGAATAGCAACCATGTACGCAATGCTCGGCATAACATTTTTTATGTCGATTATGTTCCCCACAATATTTGCATTGGGTATCGATGGCTTGGGCGTTGATTCCAAAGCCGGTTCAAGCTTGCTCGTAATGTCGATTGTCGGCGGCGCATTGTTGCCGCCCGTGCTCGGTTTTATTGCAGATAAATCGGGCAATTTTCAATACGGTTATGTTGTGCCTTTGATATGTTTCGTTGTTGTACTTTTGTTCGCAACGATTGGTTATAAAAGAAAAGGCGTTGATGATAACGCTGTAAAAATTACTTCAACAGGACATTAA
- a CDS encoding L-rhamnose mutarotase yields the protein MNRKYVLALDLKDDEQLIKEYEAYHKNIWKEIRESIVNSGIEQMEIFRTGNRLMMIMEVNNDFSFEKKSQADAANEKVQEWEKLMWKFQQPLPFAKNGEKWMLMEKIFCLNHDL from the coding sequence ATGAACAGAAAATATGTACTCGCGCTCGACTTGAAAGACGATGAGCAACTGATAAAAGAATACGAAGCGTATCACAAAAACATTTGGAAAGAAATACGTGAAAGCATTGTAAACAGTGGCATTGAGCAAATGGAAATTTTTCGCACAGGCAACAGATTGATGATGATTATGGAAGTGAATAATGATTTTTCTTTTGAAAAAAAATCCCAGGCCGATGCAGCAAACGAAAAAGTACAGGAATGGGAAAAACTGATGTGGAAATTTCAACAGCCGTTGCCTTTTGCAAAGAACGGCGAAAAGTGGATGCTGATGGAAAAGATATTTTGTCTGAACCATGATTTATAG
- a CDS encoding SDR family NAD(P)-dependent oxidoreductase, translating into MSFSLTGKNAIVTGAGSGIGKATALTFGKAGANVFVADLNKENAEATVNEIQQAGGNATAIIVNVTAQSEVQQAFQPIGTIDILVNSAGVSHIGKLETTTEADFDKVYSVNVKGVYNSMFAAIPLMKKGSVILNLASIASSVGIPDRFAYSMSKGAVLAMTLSVAKDYLAQGIRCNCISPARVHTPFVDGFLAKNYPGKEAEMFEKLSKTQPIGRMAKPEEIANLILYLCSDEAGFITGCDYPIDGGFIRLNN; encoded by the coding sequence ATGAGTTTCTCTTTAACAGGAAAAAATGCAATCGTAACAGGCGCGGGAAGCGGCATCGGAAAAGCGACGGCGCTCACATTCGGCAAAGCAGGCGCGAATGTTTTTGTTGCAGATTTAAACAAAGAAAATGCGGAAGCAACCGTGAATGAAATACAACAGGCAGGCGGCAATGCAACAGCAATTATTGTGAACGTAACCGCGCAAAGCGAGGTACAGCAAGCGTTCCAGCCAATCGGCACGATTGATATTTTGGTAAACAGCGCAGGCGTTTCGCACATCGGGAAACTGGAAACCACAACCGAAGCAGACTTTGATAAAGTGTACAGCGTGAATGTAAAAGGTGTTTACAACTCCATGTTCGCCGCCATTCCGTTGATGAAAAAAGGCAGCGTGATTTTGAACCTCGCATCTATCGCATCAAGCGTGGGCATTCCCGACAGGTTTGCTTATAGCATGAGCAAAGGCGCGGTATTGGCCATGACATTAAGTGTCGCGAAAGATTATCTTGCACAGGGCATTCGCTGCAATTGCATCTCGCCCGCGCGCGTGCATACACCTTTTGTCGATGGTTTTCTGGCAAAAAATTATCCGGGCAAAGAAGCGGAAATGTTTGAAAAATTATCCAAAACACAACCTATTGGCCGTATGGCAAAACCGGAAGAAATTGCCAACCTGATTTTGTATTTGTGCAGTGATGAAGCAGGCTTTATCACAGGTTGCGATTACCCGATTGACGGCGGATTTATTAGGTTGAATAATTAG
- a CDS encoding TlpA family protein disulfide reductase: MKPKIIITLFCAIAFVSVLKAQESDNGKQLWAKSVINQKAPKLVVEKWLTKKPGTKGKFIIIDFWATWCPPCRKFIPILNDISKKHKDKLVAIGISDEPAEKVESLKGTKPVYYEAIDTKKTMSDELEIKGIPHVILIDPKGIVRWEGFPLLDGHELTDSVVTALIKKYQ; encoded by the coding sequence ATGAAACCAAAAATTATCATCACGCTATTCTGTGCTATCGCATTTGTATCAGTACTCAAAGCGCAGGAATCCGATAATGGCAAACAGCTTTGGGCAAAGTCTGTCATCAACCAAAAAGCGCCTAAATTAGTCGTAGAGAAATGGCTGACCAAAAAGCCTGGTACAAAAGGCAAATTTATTATTATAGATTTTTGGGCTACCTGGTGCCCGCCATGCAGAAAGTTTATACCCATTCTCAACGACATTAGTAAAAAGCATAAAGATAAGCTGGTGGCTATTGGTATTTCCGATGAGCCGGCCGAAAAAGTGGAATCATTAAAAGGTACAAAACCCGTTTACTACGAAGCTATCGACACGAAAAAAACGATGTCTGATGAATTGGAAATAAAAGGTATTCCGCATGTGATATTAATAGACCCGAAAGGCATTGTTCGCTGGGAAGGGTTTCCTTTGCTGGACGGGCACGAATTGACTGACAGCGTTGTTACGGCGCTGATTAAGAAATATCAATAA